AGTTGGAAAAACGGGGCACAAAACCACCCCGGGGCATCAGTGCCGGCAGACTGACAGGGCCTGCCTGCAACCATGATATCGCTGCCGGCCGAAGCTTCGCAACAGATATGTTTATCCATGCTCATCGACGCGCAGTCAGTGGAACCCGACATCCTGTTGACACTTCCGGAAAAACCATACTATTATTTCCAATAGAAGACAATATCATCTCCCTTTCCGGCAGCATCCGCTCCAGACACGGCACGCCCCGATATCACACGAGTTTGCTTGTTTTATATTTAAAAAATGACGGAGTTCAGCCATATCAGAAAGGAAATTCCATGAACACGTTAACAAAAATAAAATTGACCGGTGGCATTGTTTTCACGCTTCTGACGATCATCATCGTCCTTCAGAACACGGCAGCAATTGAAACCCGGCTTCTTTTTTTCACCGT
This genomic interval from Desulfobacterales bacterium contains the following:
- a CDS encoding LapA family protein codes for the protein MMVNRLDKDIFPTCFQLEKRGTKPPRGISAGRLTGPACNHDIAAGRSFATDMFIHAHRRAVSGTRHPVDTSGKTILLFPIEDNIISLSGSIRSRHGTPRYHTSLLVLYLKNDGVQPYQKGNSMNTLTKIKLTGGIVFTLLTIIIVLQNTAAIETRLLFFTVTMPRAVLLLLTFASGVIVGLLIAFGLTRKQASGK